A single genomic interval of Mycobacterium sp. DL592 harbors:
- the bioD gene encoding dethiobiotin synthase yields MSIVVITGTGTGVGKTVATAALACHARVVGRDIAVCKPVQTGTANGDDDLAEIRRLAGVTELVGVARYPEPLAPVAAAERAGMPLPSAADLLTAIRALDRPGRLTLVEGAGGLLVELADGGTTLRDLAVELAAPVLIVTEAGLGTLNNTVLNLEALGNKGLSTAGLVIGSWPAQPGTAEKSNRDALARLAPVRAALPAGAPTLSPKDFELLSARAFDPDWFAGL; encoded by the coding sequence ATGAGCATCGTCGTCATCACCGGAACCGGAACGGGCGTCGGCAAGACCGTCGCTACCGCTGCCCTGGCCTGTCACGCCAGGGTCGTCGGGCGCGACATCGCGGTGTGCAAACCGGTTCAGACCGGGACCGCCAACGGCGACGACGACTTGGCCGAGATCCGCCGGCTGGCCGGTGTCACCGAACTGGTCGGGGTGGCCCGCTATCCGGAGCCACTGGCTCCGGTGGCCGCCGCCGAGCGCGCCGGCATGCCGCTTCCGTCGGCCGCCGATCTGCTGACCGCCATCCGCGCCCTGGACCGTCCCGGGCGGCTGACGCTGGTCGAGGGTGCCGGCGGGTTGCTGGTCGAGCTGGCCGACGGTGGTACCACGCTGCGCGACCTGGCCGTCGAGCTCGCAGCGCCGGTCCTCATCGTCACCGAGGCCGGGCTGGGCACGCTCAACAACACCGTCCTGAACCTGGAAGCGCTTGGTAACAAAGGACTTTCGACTGCCGGATTGGTGATCGGCTCATGGCCGGCGCAGCCCGGCACCGCCGAGAAATCCAATCGCGATGCGCTGGCCCGGCTGGCGCCGGTGCGCGCGGCGCTGCCCGCAGGCGCGCCGACGTTGTCGCCCAAGGACTTCGAGTTGCTGAGCGCCCGAGCGTTCGACCCGGACTGGTTCGCCGGTCTGTAG
- a CDS encoding 8-amino-7-oxononanoate synthase, whose product MTRVGLSPLAWLDTVEQQRRQAGLRRSLRQRPAVACELDLASNDYLGLSQHPAVIDGGVAALRTWGAGSTGSRLVTGNTELHEQFETALAAFVGAEAALVFSSGYAANLGAVAALSGPGSLVVSDALAHASLVDACRLSRARVAVTPHNDVEAVEAALAGRDEERALVITDSVFSTDGALAPLRRLHDVCRTHRALLLVDEAHGLGVRGAGGRGLLHEAGLAGEPDIVMTTTMSKSLGSQGGVVLGPAAVRDHLIDAARTFIFDTGLTPAAVGAAAAALDVLIDEPWRAEDVVTRARELAAMCDVAEAPESAVVSVILGDPEVAVATAAACLDAGVRVGCFRPPTVPAGTSRLRLTARASLTDEDMELARQVFTTVLGAQRS is encoded by the coding sequence GTGACCCGTGTCGGTCTTTCACCGCTGGCCTGGCTCGACACCGTCGAGCAGCAGCGCCGGCAGGCGGGGCTGCGCAGGTCGCTGCGTCAGCGTCCCGCGGTCGCGTGCGAACTCGACCTGGCCTCCAACGACTACCTCGGCCTGTCCCAGCACCCGGCCGTCATCGACGGCGGCGTGGCGGCGCTGCGCACCTGGGGTGCGGGCTCGACCGGCTCCCGGCTCGTCACGGGCAACACCGAGCTGCACGAGCAGTTCGAAACCGCCCTGGCGGCATTCGTCGGAGCCGAGGCCGCGCTGGTGTTCTCCTCCGGCTACGCCGCCAACCTCGGTGCGGTGGCCGCGCTGTCGGGTCCGGGGTCCCTGGTGGTCTCCGATGCGCTCGCGCACGCCTCACTGGTCGACGCCTGCCGCCTTTCGCGTGCGCGGGTGGCCGTCACGCCGCACAACGATGTCGAGGCCGTCGAGGCCGCACTGGCCGGCCGCGACGAGGAACGGGCACTGGTGATCACCGATTCGGTGTTCAGTACCGACGGCGCCTTGGCGCCCCTGCGCCGTCTGCACGACGTCTGCCGCACCCACCGCGCCCTGCTGCTCGTCGACGAGGCGCACGGGCTGGGGGTGCGTGGTGCCGGTGGTCGCGGGCTGCTGCACGAGGCAGGCCTGGCCGGTGAGCCCGACATCGTGATGACGACGACGATGTCGAAATCGCTTGGCAGCCAAGGCGGTGTGGTGCTCGGCCCGGCGGCCGTACGCGACCATCTGATCGACGCGGCCCGCACGTTCATCTTTGACACCGGGCTGACCCCGGCCGCGGTGGGTGCTGCCGCGGCCGCCCTGGATGTCCTCATCGACGAACCGTGGCGGGCCGAGGACGTCGTCACCCGGGCGCGCGAACTGGCGGCCATGTGCGATGTCGCCGAGGCCCCGGAATCGGCGGTGGTGTCGGTCATCCTGGGTGACCCGGAAGTGGCGGTCGCCACTGCGGCCGCGTGTCTGGATGCCGGTGTGCGGGTCGGCTGCTTCCGGCCGCCCACCGTTCCGGCGGGTACGTCTCGGCTGCGACTGACCGCGCGGGCCTCGCTGACCGACGAGGACATGGAGCTGGCTCGCCAGGTTTTCACCACGGTGCTGGGCGCGCAGCGCTCATGA
- a CDS encoding TetR/AcrR family transcriptional regulator C-terminal domain-containing protein has product MQLHKRDVVAKAAAILDNYGIADLTMRRLARELDVSPGALYWHFANKQELLGAVADQVLAPACADLAAASWRERIEVVCRALRDALLSHTDGAELVSASFAAGQSRAVDQILGVLAKAAGEAGVDGGHRVQAARTVLHYVLGATADEQSRLQWDAAGALPEGQSVLTADPSAGFAFGLRLLTDGLAAQRTNTADLS; this is encoded by the coding sequence GTGCAGCTGCACAAACGCGACGTGGTGGCCAAGGCCGCCGCCATCCTGGACAACTACGGTATCGCCGACCTCACCATGCGCCGGCTCGCCCGTGAGCTCGACGTGTCCCCCGGCGCGCTCTACTGGCATTTCGCCAACAAACAGGAACTGCTCGGCGCGGTAGCCGACCAGGTGCTGGCACCGGCCTGTGCAGACCTCGCCGCCGCCAGCTGGCGGGAGCGCATCGAAGTGGTGTGCCGCGCACTGCGTGATGCCCTGCTGTCGCACACCGACGGCGCAGAACTGGTCTCAGCGAGCTTCGCGGCCGGACAGTCCCGCGCCGTCGACCAGATTCTGGGCGTGCTGGCCAAGGCTGCCGGCGAAGCCGGAGTCGACGGCGGTCACCGAGTGCAGGCCGCGCGCACCGTGCTGCACTACGTGCTCGGCGCCACCGCCGACGAGCAGTCCCGGTTGCAATGGGATGCCGCAGGCGCCCTGCCGGAAGGGCAGTCGGTACTGACCGCCGACCCGTCCGCCGGCTTCGCGTTCGGGCTTCGGTTGCTCACCGACGGGCTGGCCGCGCAGCGCACCAATACCGCAGACCTCAGCTAG
- the bioB gene encoding biotin synthase BioB, with product MTQAAVDVLASAREQVLERGEGLSQEQILEVLQLPDDHLEELLALAHEVRMRWCGPEVEVEGIISLKTGGCPEDCHFCSQSGLFSSPVRSAWLDIPSLVEAAKQTAKTGATEFCIVAAVRGPDERLMAQVAAGIEAIRNEVEIQVACSLGMLNQEQVDRLAEMGVHRYNHNLETAKSFFPNVVTTHTWEERWETLQMVRDAGMEVCCGGILGMGETLEQRAEFAANLAELDPHEVPLNFLNPRPGTPFGDLEVLPAAEALKAVAAFRLALPRTMLRFAGGREITLGDLGAKQGILGGVNAVIVGNYLTTLGRPAEADLELLNDLQMPIKALNASL from the coding sequence GTGACGCAGGCAGCTGTGGACGTATTGGCATCAGCCCGTGAGCAGGTCCTCGAACGCGGTGAGGGTCTGAGCCAGGAGCAGATCCTCGAAGTCCTGCAACTGCCCGACGATCACCTCGAGGAGCTGCTCGCGCTGGCCCACGAGGTCCGGATGCGCTGGTGCGGCCCGGAGGTCGAGGTCGAGGGCATCATCAGCCTGAAAACCGGTGGGTGCCCCGAGGATTGCCACTTCTGCTCGCAGTCGGGCCTGTTCTCCTCGCCGGTGCGCAGCGCCTGGCTGGACATCCCGAGCCTGGTCGAGGCCGCCAAGCAGACCGCCAAGACCGGGGCAACCGAGTTCTGCATCGTCGCGGCAGTCCGCGGGCCCGACGAGCGGCTGATGGCTCAGGTCGCTGCCGGCATCGAGGCGATCCGCAACGAGGTCGAGATCCAGGTCGCGTGCTCACTGGGCATGCTCAACCAGGAGCAGGTGGACCGCCTCGCCGAGATGGGCGTGCACCGCTACAACCACAACCTGGAGACGGCGAAGTCCTTCTTCCCCAACGTGGTGACCACCCATACCTGGGAGGAGCGCTGGGAGACGCTGCAAATGGTGCGCGACGCCGGCATGGAGGTCTGCTGCGGCGGCATCCTGGGCATGGGGGAGACGCTCGAGCAGCGCGCCGAGTTCGCCGCCAATCTGGCCGAACTTGATCCGCATGAGGTGCCGCTGAACTTCCTCAACCCGCGTCCGGGCACCCCGTTCGGCGATCTGGAGGTGCTGCCCGCCGCCGAGGCGCTCAAGGCGGTCGCGGCGTTCCGACTGGCACTGCCGCGCACCATGCTGCGTTTCGCCGGCGGCCGCGAGATCACCCTCGGCGACTTGGGCGCCAAGCAGGGCATCCTGGGCGGTGTCAACGCCGTGATCGTCGGCAACTACCTGACCACACTGGGCAGGCCCGCCGAGGCCGACCTGGAGTTGCTCAACGATCTGCAGATGCCGATCAAGGCACTGAACGCCAGCCTGTAG
- a CDS encoding acyltransferase family protein, whose amino-acid sequence MMTLTPAPPTAAMGTRQSGFYRHDLDGLRGVAIALVAVFHVWFGRVSGGVDVFLVLSGFFFGGSLLRTALKPEASLSPWPEIKRLVRRLLPALVVVLAAAAVLTILVQPETRWETFADQSLASLGYYQNWELAATASNYLRAGEAVSPLQHIWSMSVQGQFYIAFLILVFLFAYALRRPLGKRLRATFVGLLSVLTIASFIFAIYAHQANQTTAYYNSFARAWELLLGALIGAAVPYVRWPMWLRTAAACIGLAVIVSCGALIDGVKEFPGPWALVPVGAAVLMILAAANRQSRPSTAERMPLPSRLLATGPLVTLGSMAYSLYLWHWPLLIFWLAYTGEGHAGLLDGAVILAISGVLAYLTMRFVEEPLRYRRPAVTNAPQANVIPWRTRLRRPTIALGTAVALLGVALTATSFTWREHVTVQRASGKELAALSSDSYPGARALTEHARVPQLPMRPTVLEAENDLPESTNDGCISDFDNVGIINCTYGDESATRTIALAGGSHAEHWITALDALGKMHHFKIVTYLKMGCPLTTEETPLVMGDNRPYPQCHTWNERVMAKLIKDHPDYVFTTSTRPWNIKPGDVMPATYIGIWQTLSDNNIPILAMRDTPWMVRDGKPFFPSDCLASGGDAVSCGIKRSEVLSDRNQTLDFLGQFPLMRVLDLSDAVCRPDWCRAVEGNVLLYHDSHHLSATYMRTLIPELGRQLRAATGWW is encoded by the coding sequence ATGATGACCCTGACTCCGGCCCCGCCGACCGCCGCCATGGGGACCCGGCAGTCCGGGTTCTACCGGCACGATCTCGACGGCCTCCGCGGTGTCGCGATCGCGCTCGTGGCCGTGTTCCACGTGTGGTTCGGGCGGGTTTCCGGCGGGGTCGACGTGTTCCTGGTGCTGTCCGGATTCTTCTTCGGCGGTTCGCTGTTGCGGACCGCGCTGAAACCGGAGGCGTCGCTGTCGCCGTGGCCGGAGATCAAGCGGCTGGTGCGCCGACTACTCCCCGCACTCGTGGTCGTGCTTGCCGCGGCCGCCGTACTCACGATCCTCGTGCAGCCGGAAACGCGGTGGGAGACGTTTGCCGACCAGAGCCTGGCGAGCCTCGGGTACTACCAGAACTGGGAGCTGGCAGCGACGGCCTCGAACTACTTGCGCGCCGGTGAGGCGGTCTCTCCGCTGCAGCACATCTGGTCGATGTCTGTTCAGGGGCAGTTCTACATCGCGTTCCTGATACTTGTCTTCCTGTTTGCCTACGCGCTGCGCCGCCCGCTCGGCAAACGGCTGCGCGCGACGTTCGTCGGGTTGCTGAGCGTCCTGACGATCGCGTCGTTCATCTTTGCCATCTACGCCCACCAGGCCAACCAGACCACCGCCTACTACAACAGCTTCGCCCGGGCCTGGGAGTTGCTGCTGGGCGCGCTCATCGGCGCTGCGGTCCCCTATGTCAGGTGGCCGATGTGGCTGCGGACGGCGGCGGCCTGCATCGGCCTGGCGGTGATCGTGTCCTGCGGCGCTCTGATCGACGGCGTCAAGGAGTTCCCCGGGCCGTGGGCGCTGGTGCCCGTCGGGGCAGCCGTGCTGATGATTCTGGCGGCGGCCAACCGGCAATCACGGCCCTCGACCGCCGAGCGCATGCCGCTGCCCAGTCGACTGCTGGCGACCGGACCGCTGGTGACGCTCGGCTCCATGGCGTACTCGCTTTATCTGTGGCATTGGCCGCTGCTGATCTTCTGGCTGGCCTACACCGGTGAGGGCCACGCCGGCCTGCTCGACGGTGCCGTCATCCTGGCCATCTCGGGCGTACTCGCCTACCTGACGATGCGGTTCGTCGAAGAGCCGCTGCGCTACCGCCGCCCGGCAGTCACGAACGCTCCGCAGGCCAACGTCATCCCCTGGCGGACCCGGCTGCGCCGTCCCACGATCGCGCTGGGTACCGCCGTGGCGCTGCTGGGCGTGGCGCTCACCGCAACGTCGTTCACCTGGCGCGAGCACGTCACCGTCCAACGCGCCAGCGGCAAGGAGCTCGCCGCCCTTTCGTCAGATAGCTATCCCGGTGCTCGCGCCCTCACCGAGCATGCGCGGGTGCCCCAGCTGCCGATGCGGCCTACGGTGCTGGAAGCGGAGAACGACCTGCCCGAGTCGACCAACGACGGTTGCATCAGTGATTTCGACAACGTCGGGATCATCAACTGCACCTACGGCGACGAGTCGGCCACCCGCACCATCGCACTGGCCGGCGGATCACACGCCGAGCACTGGATCACCGCCCTCGACGCCCTGGGCAAGATGCACCACTTCAAGATCGTGACCTACCTCAAGATGGGCTGCCCGCTGACCACCGAGGAGACCCCGCTGGTGATGGGCGACAACCGGCCCTACCCGCAGTGTCACACCTGGAACGAACGGGTGATGGCCAAGCTGATCAAAGATCACCCCGACTACGTGTTCACCACCTCGACCCGGCCGTGGAACATCAAGCCTGGCGATGTGATGCCCGCTACGTACATCGGTATCTGGCAGACGTTGTCGGACAACAACATTCCGATCCTCGCGATGCGCGACACACCGTGGATGGTGCGCGACGGAAAGCCGTTCTTCCCGTCGGATTGCCTGGCGAGCGGCGGTGACGCGGTGTCGTGCGGGATCAAGCGCTCCGAGGTGCTCTCCGACCGCAACCAAACCCTGGACTTCCTCGGCCAGTTCCCGTTGATGAGGGTCCTCGACCTCAGCGACGCGGTGTGCCGACCGGACTGGTGTCGCGCCGTGGAGGGAAATGTGCTGCTCTACCACGATTCTCATCACCTGTCAGCAACGTATATGCGCACCCTGATTCCGGAACTGGGACGTCAATTGCGGGCGGCGACGGGCTGGTGGTGA
- a CDS encoding adenosylmethionine--8-amino-7-oxononanoate transaminase, protein MSALTPEQISAIDAAHIWHPYSTIGAEAMPPVVAVAARGAWLTLVRDGTEVQALDAMASWWTAVHGHGHPVLDEALRRQLAVMNHVMFGGLTHEPAARLAQLLVDITPAGLDTVFFSDSGSVAVEVAAKMALQYWRSLGRFGKNRMMTWRGGYHGDTFTPMSVCDPDGGMHSLWTDVLFPQLFAPPVPAGYDPGYVGAFEAQLREHADEVAAVIVEPVVQGAGGMRFHDPRYLTDLRAICDRHNVLLIFDEIATGFGRTGEMFAADHAGVSPDIMCVGKALTGGYVTLAATLCTLDIARTISGSDAGALMHGPTFMANALACAVSVASVELLLAQDWRARVAEISAGLAAGLEPARTLPAVADVRVLGAIGVIETREPVDVKTVTRVALDHGVWLRPFRNLIYAMPPFICTPDEVAQITSAIVSAARALA, encoded by the coding sequence GTGTCGGCGTTGACCCCTGAGCAGATCAGCGCGATCGACGCCGCGCATATCTGGCACCCCTACAGCACGATCGGGGCCGAGGCGATGCCGCCGGTGGTTGCGGTTGCAGCCCGCGGCGCCTGGCTCACCCTGGTCCGCGACGGCACCGAGGTGCAGGCGCTCGACGCGATGGCCTCCTGGTGGACCGCCGTGCACGGTCACGGTCACCCGGTTCTCGACGAGGCGCTGCGCCGCCAGCTGGCGGTGATGAACCACGTCATGTTCGGCGGTCTCACCCATGAGCCGGCCGCCCGGCTGGCGCAACTGCTCGTCGACATCACCCCGGCGGGCCTGGATACGGTGTTCTTCTCCGACTCGGGGTCGGTGGCCGTGGAGGTCGCAGCCAAGATGGCGCTGCAGTACTGGCGCAGCCTGGGCCGATTCGGCAAGAACCGGATGATGACGTGGCGTGGCGGCTACCACGGCGACACCTTTACCCCGATGAGCGTGTGCGACCCCGACGGCGGCATGCATTCGCTGTGGACGGATGTGTTGTTCCCGCAGCTGTTCGCCCCGCCGGTGCCCGCCGGCTATGACCCCGGCTACGTCGGGGCCTTCGAGGCGCAGCTTCGGGAGCACGCCGACGAGGTTGCCGCGGTGATCGTCGAGCCGGTGGTGCAGGGCGCGGGTGGCATGCGCTTCCACGACCCGCGCTACCTCACGGATCTGCGGGCCATCTGCGACCGCCACAACGTGCTGCTGATCTTCGACGAGATCGCCACCGGCTTCGGGCGCACGGGGGAGATGTTCGCCGCAGACCACGCCGGTGTCAGCCCCGACATCATGTGCGTGGGCAAGGCACTGACGGGTGGTTACGTCACGCTGGCCGCGACGCTGTGCACGCTCGATATCGCCCGCACCATCAGTGGCAGCGACGCCGGAGCGCTCATGCACGGCCCGACGTTCATGGCCAACGCGCTGGCCTGCGCGGTGTCGGTGGCCTCGGTGGAGTTGCTGCTCGCCCAGGACTGGCGGGCCCGGGTGGCCGAGATCAGCGCCGGGCTGGCCGCCGGCCTGGAGCCGGCCCGCACACTGCCCGCGGTGGCCGACGTCCGGGTTCTCGGGGCTATCGGCGTCATCGAGACCCGCGAACCCGTCGACGTGAAGACCGTCACCCGTGTCGCACTGGACCACGGGGTGTGGCTGCGGCCGTTCCGCAATCTCATCTACGCGATGCCGCCGTTCATCTGCACCCCCGACGAGGTCGCCCAGATCACCTCGGCGATAGTCTCGGCCGCCCGTGCTCTGGCCTGA
- a CDS encoding 2'-5' RNA ligase family protein has translation MAHSIELTLDAHSDAAIRQLWQALDDAGLPSQTRVTSATNRPHITLLAAQRISPDVDAAWTALAQRIPLPVLVGAPLVFGGGRLVLARLIVASAALLELHREVYDRCLPHLAGEPYGHTAPGQWTPHVTLGRRLTAEQLGDAFAAIDGLSADIAANAVGLRRWDGDARVEQVLI, from the coding sequence ATGGCGCACTCGATCGAGTTGACGCTCGATGCTCACAGCGACGCGGCGATCAGGCAGCTGTGGCAGGCGCTCGACGATGCGGGACTGCCCAGCCAGACGCGGGTGACCTCGGCCACCAACCGTCCGCATATCACCCTGCTGGCGGCCCAGCGGATCTCCCCGGATGTCGATGCCGCGTGGACGGCACTGGCGCAACGGATTCCGCTGCCCGTCCTGGTGGGTGCGCCGCTGGTCTTCGGTGGTGGGCGCCTCGTGCTGGCCCGGTTGATCGTCGCCTCGGCGGCGCTGTTGGAACTGCATCGTGAGGTCTACGACCGTTGTTTGCCGCATCTGGCGGGCGAGCCGTACGGGCACACTGCGCCCGGTCAGTGGACCCCGCATGTCACGTTGGGACGCCGCTTGACCGCCGAGCAGCTCGGCGATGCCTTCGCGGCAATCGACGGGCTGTCTGCAGACATCGCGGCGAACGCGGTCGGGTTGCGCCGCTGGGATGGCGACGCGCGGGTCGAGCAGGTGCTGATCTAG